The following are encoded in a window of Hemiscyllium ocellatum isolate sHemOce1 chromosome 35, sHemOce1.pat.X.cur, whole genome shotgun sequence genomic DNA:
- the LOC132832757 gene encoding butyrophilin subfamily 1 member A1-like, with amino-acid sequence MFLLLWILVWIFHVVTAEAVTDFAVTGPPNPIIGVVKGNVVLHCQLVPAKAPQNMEVRWINIVNGYNSPVHMYKEGADDLTFQPLAYRGRTELFLNEVAQGNLSLRLKDVQVSDRGLYKCFVASDEKHHEVKLTLNVAGTGRQPRIEMEGQMGDGIRLGCRSEGWYPHPSILWVDGDGVNMTAQQQITYQPDPQGLFTVSSSIAIPKQSPNKYRCVINNVILKETQEAHIQIADSFFPNVSGWLIAFWILFALIVAAVALAVWYHRKLQNKIQGLKKSDGFLEHQRLLDIMEQEKRKVHEEHQRLHQEIENAKQARKKECEELQQLHEKKMATIIAEHEQFKKQVDEERETEKAEYQKLRTEFEQWRPLVQSEWNRIRSYAAHVKMDPETANACLTVSPDRLSVQAGDAQDVPDNPERFDSVPYVLGMDGFAEGSHYWEVKVADKSYWDVGVTKGSVQRKGMPDLCADAGFWTIGKDGEPYGISDAQRSKVTVTTSPGTIGVFLEMEAGRVSFYNADDMFHLYTFQVNFSEKVYPFFWPGWDKSPLTVCPVKN; translated from the exons ATGTTTCTTCTGCTCTGGATTCTCGTTTGGATCTTTCATG TGGTTACTGCAGAAGCGGTGACAGATTTTGCAGTGACAGGACCACCTAACCCTATCATAGGGGTTGTCAAGGGAAACGTGGTCCTGCACTGTCAGTTGGTGCCAGCCAAAGCCCCACAGAATATGGAAGTCCGCTGGATCAATATAGTCAATGGCTACAACTCACCTGTCCACATGTACAAGGAGGGAGCAGATGATTTGACATTCCAGCCTTTGGCCTACAGAGGCCGGACTGAACTGTTTCTCAATGAAGTGGCGCAAGGGAATCTCTCCCTCAGGCTCAAGGATGTCCAAGTCTCTGACAGGGGACTGTACAAGTGCTTTGTGGCATCTGATGAAAAACACCATGAGGTCAAACTCACGCTGAATGTGGCAG GTACAGGCCGCCAGCCCAGGATCGAGATGGAGGGCCAAATGGGCGATGGCATCAGACTGGGCTGCAGATCCGAAGGGTGGTACCCACACCCGTCCATCCTGTGGGTAGACGGAGATGGTGTAAACATGACGGCCCAGCAGCAAATCACGTACCAGCCGGACCCTCAGGGGCTGTTCACAGTCAGCAGCTCCATCGCGATCCCCAAGCAGTCCCCCAACAAGTACAGATGTGTCATTAACAATGTGATCCTGAAGGAGACACAGGAGGCTCACATCCAGATCGCAG ATTCCTTCTTCCCCAATGTTTCTGGATGGCTGATAGCGTTCTGGATCCTGTTTGCTCTGATTGTTGCAGCAGTTGCTCTCGCAGTGTGGTACCATCGGAAATTACAGAATAAGATTCAAG GCCTCAAGAAGTCTGATGGTTTCCTTG AACATCAAAGGCTGCTGGATATCATGG agcAAGAGAAGAGAAAGGTGCATGAAG agcatCAAAGACTGCACCAGGAGATAG AGAACGCGAAGCAAGCAAGGAAAAAAG AATGTGAAGAACTCCAGCAGTTGCACG AAAAGAAAATGGCCACCATTATTGCAG AACACGAACAATTTAAGAAACAAGTTG Atgaagagagggagacagagaaagcag AATATCAGAAGCTACGCACTGAATTTG AGCAATGGAGACCTCTGGTCCAGTCAG AGTGGAACAGGATACGGAGCTATGCAG CCCATGTAAAGATGGACCCTGAAACAGCCAACGCGTGTCTGACGGTGTCTCCAGACAGGCTGAGTGTGCAAGCCGGAGATGCACAGGATGTCCCAGACAATCCGGAGCGGTTTGACTCTGTCCCTTATGTGCTGGGCATGGATGGTTTCGCGGAGGGGTCCCACTACTGGGAGGTGAAGGTGGCTGACAAGTCCTACTGGGATGTAGGCGTCACCAAAGGCTCAGTGCAGCGCAAGGGCATGCCTGACCTGTGCGCCGATGCTGGGTTCTGGACAATTGGGAAGGATGGTGAGCCATATGGAATAAGTGATGCGCAACGCTCCAAAGTCACAGTAACGACCAGTCCTGGAACGATCGGGGTGTTCCTGGAGATGGAGGCAGGAAGGGTGTCTTTTTACAATGCCGATGACATGTTCCACCTTTACACATTTCAAGTCAACTTTTCAGAAAAGGTCTACCCATTCTTTTGGCCTGGCTGGGATAAGTCGCCCTTAACTGTCTGTCCAGTCAAGAACTAG